One genomic segment of Streptomyces niveus includes these proteins:
- a CDS encoding spermidine synthase, giving the protein MSEAIPVIRTVDHGTARLLPDVDRERAWLLTVDGAPQSYVDLDDPAHLEFEYTRRLGHVVDLAADEGDPLAVLHLGGGALTLPRYVSATRPGSAQHVVDADGALLALVAEELPLPDGAGIDVHGADAREWLASAPARSVDLLIGDVFGGSRVPAHLTSVEYARLAERVLRADGLYAANLADGAPFTFLTSQLATFASVFEELALIAEPSVLRGRRFGNAVLLASHAPIDTVALARRTASDAFPARVEHGASLRRFTGSAPIVRDAGAVASPEPPEGAFGIG; this is encoded by the coding sequence GTGAGCGAAGCCATCCCCGTCATCAGAACCGTCGACCACGGCACGGCCCGGCTGCTGCCGGACGTGGACCGGGAGCGGGCGTGGCTGCTGACGGTCGACGGCGCGCCCCAGTCGTACGTCGACCTGGACGACCCGGCCCATCTCGAATTCGAGTACACGCGGCGCCTGGGGCACGTCGTCGATCTCGCCGCAGACGAGGGCGACCCGCTCGCCGTGCTCCATCTCGGCGGCGGGGCCCTCACCCTGCCCCGCTACGTCAGCGCGACCCGGCCGGGCTCGGCACAGCACGTCGTCGATGCCGACGGGGCGCTGCTCGCCCTGGTCGCCGAGGAGTTGCCGCTCCCGGACGGTGCCGGGATCGACGTGCACGGCGCCGACGCCCGCGAATGGCTCGCCTCGGCGCCGGCCCGCTCGGTGGATCTGCTCATCGGCGACGTCTTCGGCGGCTCGCGGGTGCCCGCACATCTGACGTCCGTGGAGTACGCGCGCCTCGCCGAACGGGTGCTACGGGCCGACGGTCTCTACGCGGCCAACCTCGCCGACGGCGCGCCCTTCACCTTCCTGACGTCCCAACTGGCCACGTTCGCCTCGGTGTTCGAGGAGCTGGCGCTCATCGCCGAGCCGTCGGTGCTGCGCGGGCGCCGCTTCGGCAACGCCGTACTCCTCGCCTCGCACGCGCCGATCGACACGGTGGCCCTGGCCCGCCGGACCGCGTCCGACGCCTTCCCGGCGCGCGTCGAACACGGGGCGTCGCTGCGGCGGTTCACCGGGTCCGCGCCGATCGTGCGGGACGCCGGCGCGGTGGCGTCGCCCGAGCCGCCCGAGGGAGCGTTCGGCATCGGCTGA
- a CDS encoding DNA alkylation repair protein, with the protein MTLAPPPSALADTVLARLVVSYATAADPVGAARSAAYLKGVAPFLGIPAPQRRALSRQILDELPRPDESDCVAIALRCWELPEREYQYFAVDYLRRHVRRLSSGFLPVVRHLVSTVSWWDTVDALAAHLAGGLVTADRALAAEMDAWIEDENLWIARTALLHQLTYKEATDTERLFGYCLRQSGHPDFFIRKAIGWCLREYAKTDPAAVRDFVEGARDRLSPLSVREALKNL; encoded by the coding sequence ATGACCCTCGCACCGCCGCCCAGCGCCCTCGCCGACACCGTGCTGGCACGGCTCGTCGTCAGTTACGCCACAGCGGCCGATCCGGTCGGGGCCGCGCGGTCCGCCGCGTATCTCAAGGGCGTCGCCCCCTTCCTCGGCATCCCCGCGCCCCAACGCCGCGCGCTGTCACGGCAGATCCTCGACGAGCTGCCGCGTCCCGACGAGAGCGACTGCGTGGCGATCGCGCTGCGCTGCTGGGAGCTGCCCGAGCGGGAGTACCAGTACTTCGCGGTCGACTACCTCCGCCGTCACGTCCGCCGTCTGTCCTCCGGCTTCCTCCCCGTCGTACGGCATCTCGTCTCCACGGTCTCCTGGTGGGACACCGTCGACGCCCTCGCCGCCCATCTCGCCGGCGGACTCGTCACCGCCGACCGCGCGCTCGCGGCCGAGATGGACGCCTGGATCGAGGACGAGAACCTGTGGATCGCGCGCACCGCGCTGCTGCACCAGCTCACCTACAAGGAAGCGACCGACACCGAGCGGCTGTTCGGCTACTGCCTCCGGCAGTCCGGCCACCCCGACTTCTTCATCCGCAAGGCGATCGGCTGGTGCTTGCGCGAGTACGCCAAGACAGACCCGGCCGCCGTCCGTGACTTCGTCGAGGGCGCCCGCGACCGGCTCTCCCCGCTCTCCGTACGCGAGGCCCTGAAGAACCTCTGA
- a CDS encoding gamma carbonic anhydrase family protein, with the protein MTQRPLIAGVGGQEPVIDPTAFVAPTAVVIGEVGLGAGSSVWYHTVLRADGGPIAVGADSNIQDNCTIHVDPGSPVTIGERVSVGHNAVLHGCTVEDDVLVGMGATVLNGAHIGAGSLVAAQALVPQGMRVPPGSLVAGVPAKVRRELTEEEREGIKLNAAVYLELAKRHRAVYEE; encoded by the coding sequence ATGACACAGCGGCCCTTGATCGCGGGTGTGGGTGGACAGGAGCCCGTGATCGATCCGACGGCGTTCGTGGCGCCGACGGCGGTGGTGATCGGCGAGGTAGGCCTGGGAGCCGGTTCGAGCGTCTGGTACCACACGGTGCTGCGGGCCGACGGGGGCCCGATCGCCGTCGGAGCCGACAGCAACATCCAGGACAACTGCACGATCCATGTCGACCCCGGCTCCCCCGTCACGATCGGCGAGCGGGTCTCGGTGGGTCACAACGCGGTGCTGCACGGCTGCACCGTCGAGGACGACGTGCTGGTCGGCATGGGCGCCACCGTACTCAACGGGGCGCACATCGGTGCCGGTTCACTCGTCGCGGCCCAGGCGCTGGTACCGCAGGGGATGCGTGTACCGCCGGGTTCGCTGGTCGCCGGCGTGCCCGCCAAGGTGAGGCGGGAGCTGACCGAGGAGGAGCGCGAGGGCATCAAGCTCAACGCGGCGGTCTATCTGGAGCTGGCGAAGCGCCATCGGGCCGTGTACGAGGAGTGA
- a CDS encoding sensor histidine kinase, whose protein sequence is MSVPVAPSPHRILKTRPLSLLGPPALLLVAGAAAGAAIVTAPATARAWTLTTLAVAWLVLAAVVIGTGLLLRRHRRGSAAADGELQALHARLARNNAESAHLVNVTLPTVVKRLRDGAGTEEAVATVPPPSDPQLLRFLRAFADEVALGERRAAAATADHEAVVTRLGRIADDLDLLSTVTLPTALGGLREGRGADTVLADLKRPSDPRLRVLTEAVVRDFAISERRGSAAQAASAKALSRVQAKAVSMLADLREMQERHGEEVFGDLLRLDHNTSQLGLMTDRLALLMGGRASRAWNKPIRMESILRGAVGRISAYRRVRLHCSSTAAVAGFAAEGVMHLLAELMDNAANFSPPIDEVHVYVEERSAGIVVTIEDSGLKMADAAMRRAEESVSGRANDLASLQGTRLGLAVVGRLAAKYHLSVNFRPSSRGGTGVVVLFPPQLLAQQRSAASDSRGRHAAPVPAARVTEPAVTPPSVPLPAALPSPAAPKDGPRVATPGGLPVRPPGRTMAAADRDRSSTDGAGDAGRPRNGAAPEAVPPGRDAGSQFGAFHRARLPLDSGSGEPKPGSTS, encoded by the coding sequence ATGTCTGTGCCAGTCGCACCGAGCCCCCACCGGATACTCAAGACGCGCCCCCTGTCGCTCCTCGGCCCGCCCGCCCTGCTGCTGGTGGCGGGAGCGGCGGCCGGTGCCGCGATCGTGACCGCGCCCGCCACCGCGCGCGCCTGGACGCTGACGACGCTCGCCGTCGCCTGGCTGGTCCTGGCCGCCGTCGTGATCGGCACCGGACTGCTGCTGCGGCGCCACCGCCGTGGTTCGGCGGCGGCCGACGGCGAACTCCAGGCCCTGCACGCGCGGCTGGCCCGGAACAACGCGGAGTCGGCCCATCTGGTGAACGTCACGCTTCCCACCGTGGTGAAGCGGCTGCGCGACGGAGCGGGCACCGAGGAGGCGGTCGCCACCGTCCCCCCGCCGTCCGACCCCCAACTCCTGCGGTTCCTGCGGGCGTTCGCCGACGAGGTCGCGCTCGGCGAGCGCCGCGCCGCCGCCGCGACCGCGGACCACGAGGCGGTGGTGACCAGGCTCGGCAGGATCGCCGACGATCTGGACCTGCTGTCGACGGTGACGCTGCCCACCGCGCTCGGCGGTCTCCGCGAGGGCCGGGGCGCCGACACCGTACTCGCCGATCTGAAGCGGCCGTCCGATCCCCGGCTCCGGGTCCTGACCGAGGCGGTCGTACGGGACTTCGCCATCAGCGAGCGGCGCGGCTCGGCCGCCCAGGCGGCCAGCGCCAAGGCCCTGAGCCGGGTCCAGGCGAAGGCGGTGAGCATGCTCGCCGATCTGCGCGAGATGCAGGAACGTCACGGCGAGGAGGTCTTCGGCGACCTCCTGAGGCTCGATCACAACACCTCGCAGCTCGGTCTGATGACCGACCGGCTGGCGCTGCTGATGGGCGGCCGGGCGAGCCGCGCCTGGAACAAGCCGATCAGGATGGAGAGCATCCTGCGCGGCGCCGTCGGCCGGATCTCGGCCTATCGGCGGGTACGGCTGCACTGCTCAAGCACCGCGGCCGTCGCCGGATTCGCCGCCGAGGGCGTGATGCACCTGCTCGCCGAACTGATGGACAACGCCGCGAACTTCTCCCCGCCGATCGACGAGGTACACGTCTACGTCGAGGAGCGCTCCGCCGGGATCGTGGTAACCATCGAGGACAGCGGCCTGAAGATGGCGGACGCGGCGATGCGGCGCGCCGAGGAATCGGTGTCGGGACGCGCCAACGACCTGGCGTCCCTCCAGGGCACCCGTCTCGGCCTGGCCGTCGTGGGGCGCCTCGCGGCCAAGTACCACCTGAGCGTCAACTTCCGCCCCTCCTCGCGCGGCGGCACCGGCGTCGTCGTGCTCTTCCCGCCCCAACTCCTGGCCCAGCAGCGGAGCGCCGCATCCGACTCGCGGGGCCGGCACGCCGCACCCGTCCCGGCGGCCAGGGTCACCGAGCCGGCCGTCACACCTCCGTCGGTGCCGCTGCCCGCGGCGCTGCCGTCGCCCGCCGCGCCGAAGGACGGTCCCAGGGTGGCGACGCCGGGCGGGCTGCCCGTACGGCCCCCGGGACGCACGATGGCGGCGGCGGACCGCGACAGGTCCTCCACGGACGGCGCGGGCGACGCCGGCCGGCCGCGGAACGGCGCGGCGCCGGAGGCCGTTCCGCCCGGCCGCGACGCCGGGTCACAGTTCGGCGCCTTCCACCGCGCCCGGCTTCCCCTGGACAGCGGCTCCGGGGAGCCGAAGCCCGGCTCCACGTCCTGA
- a CDS encoding GTP-binding protein, protein MDSATSELPARTPLTDAAETGLKIVIVGGFGVGKTTLVRSVSEIRPLNTEEVMTQAGVGVDETAGLTTKTTTTVAFDFGRISLSDRVVLYLFGAPGQERFWFLWDRLFSGTLGAVVLVDTRRMSESWYAIDRLEHHRTPFVVAVNRFDDDISAFSLDEIRQALSLPEHVPLIDCDARVRSSGKNVLIALVDHLYELAMARELTP, encoded by the coding sequence ATGGACTCCGCAACCTCTGAGCTGCCCGCCCGCACGCCACTGACCGACGCCGCCGAGACCGGACTGAAGATCGTGATCGTGGGCGGTTTCGGAGTCGGCAAGACGACCCTCGTCCGGTCGGTGAGCGAGATCCGTCCGCTCAACACCGAGGAGGTCATGACACAGGCCGGCGTCGGTGTCGACGAGACCGCCGGACTCACCACGAAGACCACGACGACGGTCGCCTTCGACTTCGGCCGGATCAGCCTCAGCGACCGGGTGGTGCTCTATCTGTTCGGCGCACCCGGCCAGGAGCGGTTCTGGTTCCTGTGGGACCGCCTCTTCTCGGGCACGCTGGGCGCGGTCGTCCTGGTCGACACCCGGCGGATGAGCGAGTCCTGGTACGCCATCGACCGGCTGGAACACCACAGGACGCCGTTCGTGGTCGCGGTCAACCGGTTCGACGACGACATCTCCGCGTTCTCGCTCGACGAGATCCGGCAGGCGCTGTCGCTGCCCGAGCACGTCCCGCTGATCGACTGCGACGCGCGGGTCCGCTCGTCCGGCAAGAACGTCCTGATCGCCCTCGTGGACCACCTGTACGAACTGGCGATGGCACGGGAGTTGACGCCATGA
- a CDS encoding DedA family protein, whose amino-acid sequence MHVQEWLETVPAISVYALVGVVIGLESLGIPLPGEIVLVSSALLASQHGDIDPYILGACATAGAIIGDSIGYAIGRKGGRPLLARLGGRFPNHFGEAQIAMAERSFQKWGMWAVFFGRFVALLRIFAGPLAGVLRMPYWKFLIANVLGGIVWAGGTTAVIYSLGIVAEAWLKRFSWLGLVLAVLIGLTSMLVIRNRAKKASAQAGTSAEGAAGPLDPEPVPVTD is encoded by the coding sequence TTGCACGTCCAGGAGTGGCTGGAGACCGTACCGGCGATCAGCGTCTATGCCCTGGTCGGCGTGGTGATCGGGCTCGAAAGCCTCGGTATCCCGCTCCCCGGCGAGATCGTCCTCGTCAGCTCGGCGCTGCTGGCCTCGCAGCACGGTGACATCGACCCGTACATCCTCGGCGCGTGCGCCACCGCCGGCGCGATCATCGGCGACTCGATCGGGTACGCCATCGGTCGCAAGGGCGGCAGACCGCTGCTCGCCCGGCTCGGGGGCAGGTTCCCGAACCACTTCGGCGAGGCACAGATCGCCATGGCCGAGCGGTCGTTCCAGAAGTGGGGCATGTGGGCGGTCTTCTTCGGCCGTTTCGTCGCACTCCTGCGGATCTTCGCCGGGCCGCTCGCGGGTGTGCTGCGGATGCCCTACTGGAAGTTCCTCATCGCCAACGTCCTGGGCGGAATCGTCTGGGCCGGAGGCACCACCGCCGTCATCTACTCGCTGGGCATCGTCGCCGAGGCATGGCTGAAGCGCTTCTCCTGGCTGGGCCTCGTTCTCGCCGTACTGATCGGCCTCACATCGATGCTCGTCATCAGGAACCGCGCGAAGAAGGCGTCCGCGCAGGCCGGGACCTCCGCCGAGGGCGCGGCGGGACCGCTCGACCCGGAGCCCGTACCCGTCACCGACTGA
- a CDS encoding DUF4442 domain-containing protein → MTVGEMLAATVPMARTLNMEFLETTAERAVVRLPDQAAFHNHVGGPHAGAMFTLGDTVSGAVVLAAFGDQLTRAVPLVVKAEIGYKKLAMGVVTATATVGRPVADVVAELDGGGRPEIPVTVVFNREDGAVTGEMIIVWTLRLNT, encoded by the coding sequence ATGACCGTCGGCGAGATGCTCGCCGCCACCGTGCCCATGGCGAGGACTCTCAACATGGAGTTCCTCGAAACCACCGCCGAGCGCGCCGTCGTACGGCTTCCGGACCAGGCCGCCTTCCACAACCACGTCGGCGGCCCGCACGCCGGCGCGATGTTCACACTCGGTGACACCGTCAGCGGCGCCGTCGTGCTCGCCGCCTTCGGCGACCAGCTCACCCGCGCCGTCCCGCTCGTCGTCAAGGCGGAGATCGGCTACAAGAAGCTCGCCATGGGCGTCGTCACGGCGACCGCCACCGTCGGCCGCCCGGTCGCGGACGTCGTCGCCGAACTCGACGGGGGCGGGCGGCCGGAGATACCCGTCACCGTCGTCTTCAACCGGGAGGACGGCGCCGTCACCGGCGAGATGATCATCGTCTGGACGCTGCGCCTCAACACCTGA
- the tuf gene encoding elongation factor Tu, with product MPKTAYVRTKPHLNIGTMGHVDHGKTTLTAAITKVLSERGTGTFVPFDRIDRAPEEAARGITINIAHVEYETDTRHYAHIDMPGHADYIKNMVTGAAQLDGAILVVSALDGIMPQTAEHVLLARQVGVDHIVVALNKADAGDDELTDLVELEVRELLSSHGYGGESVPVVRVSGLRALEGDPRWTDSVQALLDAVDTYVPIPVRYTDAPFLLPVENVLTITGRGTVVTGAVERGTVRVGDRIEVLGAESGPQFSTVTSLETFGKPMEFAEAGDNVALLLRGMPRDAIRRGHVVAAPDSTVPSRRFTARVYVLSAKEGGRTTPVTTGYRPQFYIRTADVVGDIDLGELAVARPGDTVSLTVELGRDVPLESGLGFAIREGGRTVGAGTVTELI from the coding sequence ATGCCCAAGACGGCATACGTGCGCACCAAGCCGCACCTCAACATCGGCACCATGGGCCATGTCGACCACGGCAAGACCACTCTGACCGCGGCCATCACCAAGGTCCTCAGCGAGCGCGGGACCGGCACGTTCGTGCCGTTCGACCGGATCGACCGGGCCCCCGAGGAGGCGGCGCGCGGCATCACCATCAACATCGCGCACGTCGAGTACGAGACGGACACCCGGCACTACGCGCACATCGACATGCCCGGCCACGCCGACTACATCAAGAACATGGTCACCGGCGCGGCGCAGCTCGACGGCGCGATCCTCGTCGTGTCCGCGCTCGACGGGATCATGCCGCAGACCGCCGAGCACGTACTGCTCGCCCGCCAGGTCGGTGTCGACCACATCGTCGTCGCCCTCAACAAGGCCGACGCGGGCGACGACGAGCTGACCGACCTGGTCGAGCTGGAAGTGCGCGAACTGCTCAGCTCGCACGGGTACGGCGGGGAGAGCGTCCCCGTCGTCCGGGTCTCCGGACTCCGGGCGCTGGAGGGCGACCCGCGCTGGACCGACTCCGTACAGGCGCTGCTCGACGCGGTCGACACGTACGTGCCGATCCCCGTCAGGTACACCGACGCGCCGTTCCTGCTCCCGGTGGAGAACGTCCTGACCATCACCGGGCGCGGCACGGTCGTCACCGGCGCCGTCGAGCGCGGCACGGTACGCGTCGGCGACCGGATCGAGGTGCTGGGCGCCGAGTCCGGGCCGCAGTTCAGTACGGTCACCTCGCTGGAGACCTTCGGGAAGCCGATGGAGTTCGCCGAGGCGGGCGACAACGTCGCCCTGCTGCTGCGCGGCATGCCACGCGACGCGATCCGCCGGGGCCATGTGGTGGCCGCGCCGGACAGCACCGTGCCGAGCAGGCGGTTCACCGCGCGGGTGTACGTCCTGTCGGCGAAGGAGGGCGGACGTACGACGCCGGTGACGACGGGATACCGGCCGCAGTTCTACATCCGTACGGCGGACGTGGTCGGTGACATCGACCTCGGCGAGCTGGCCGTGGCGCGACCCGGTGACACGGTCTCCCTGACCGTGGAGCTGGGCAGGGACGTGCCGCTGGAGTCCGGTCTCGGCTTCGCGATCCGCGAGGGCGGACGCACGGTCGGCGCGGGCACGGTGACCGAGCTGATCTGA
- a CDS encoding cytochrome P450 → MATAQQVPDILSEEFAGNPYPAYRLMRESAPLIWHEATNSYLISRYEDVERAFKDKASAFTTENYHWQIEPVHGKTILQLSGREHAVRRALVAPAFRGSDLEEKFLPVIERNSRRLIDAFRHTGSVDLVDGFATRFPVDVIAEMLGLDRADHARFHGWYTTVIAFLGNLSGDPEVTAAGERTRIEFAEYMIPIIQARRDSLGDDLLSTLCAAEVDGVRMSDEDIKAFCSLLLAAGGETTDKAIASIFANLLLHPDQLAAVREDRSLIDRAFAETLRYTPPVHMIMRQTAEEVTLSGGTIPAGATVTCLIGAANRDGDRFAEPDTFNIFREDLTTTTAFSAAADHLAFALGRHFCVGALLAKAEVRVGVGQLLDAMPGLRLADGFDPVEQGVFTRGPRSLPVEFTPVAG, encoded by the coding sequence ATGGCCACCGCACAGCAGGTCCCCGACATCCTGTCTGAAGAGTTCGCCGGGAATCCTTACCCCGCCTACCGCCTCATGCGTGAGAGCGCGCCCCTGATCTGGCACGAGGCCACCAACAGCTACCTCATATCGCGCTACGAGGACGTGGAACGGGCGTTCAAGGACAAGGCGTCGGCGTTCACCACCGAGAACTACCACTGGCAGATCGAGCCCGTGCACGGGAAGACGATCCTCCAACTGAGCGGCCGGGAGCACGCCGTACGCCGCGCGCTCGTCGCTCCCGCGTTCCGGGGCAGCGACCTGGAGGAGAAGTTCCTGCCGGTCATCGAACGCAACTCCCGCCGGCTCATCGACGCCTTCCGGCACACCGGCAGCGTCGACCTGGTGGACGGGTTCGCCACCCGATTCCCCGTCGACGTCATCGCCGAGATGCTGGGCCTCGACCGGGCAGACCACGCCCGCTTCCACGGCTGGTACACCACCGTGATCGCCTTCCTCGGCAATCTCTCCGGCGATCCCGAGGTGACCGCCGCCGGTGAACGGACCCGGATCGAGTTCGCCGAGTACATGATCCCGATCATCCAGGCCCGCAGGGACAGTCTCGGTGACGACCTGCTGTCCACACTCTGCGCGGCCGAGGTCGACGGGGTGCGGATGAGCGACGAGGACATCAAGGCGTTCTGCAGCCTGCTGCTCGCGGCGGGCGGCGAGACCACCGACAAGGCCATCGCCTCGATCTTCGCGAATCTGCTGCTCCACCCGGACCAGCTCGCCGCCGTACGGGAGGACCGGAGCCTGATCGACCGGGCGTTCGCGGAGACTCTGCGCTACACACCGCCGGTGCACATGATCATGCGGCAGACCGCCGAGGAGGTCACCCTCAGCGGTGGCACCATCCCCGCGGGTGCCACCGTCACCTGCCTCATAGGCGCCGCCAACCGGGACGGTGACCGCTTCGCCGAGCCGGACACCTTCAACATCTTCCGCGAGGACCTGACCACGACGACCGCGTTCTCCGCCGCCGCCGACCACCTGGCCTTCGCGCTCGGGCGGCACTTCTGCGTCGGCGCGCTGCTGGCCAAGGCCGAGGTGCGGGTCGGGGTGGGGCAACTGCTCGACGCCATGCCCGGGTTGCGGCTGGCCGACGGCTTCGACCCGGTCGAACAGGGGGTGTTCACCCGGGGCCCGCGGTCACTGCCGGTGGAGTTCACCCCCGTCGCGGGCTGA
- a CDS encoding DUF742 domain-containing protein codes for MTRRPVDTGDPDRLYTVTGGRSRADHDSFDLVTLIVSECAPVQGTQSEHRAILDLCRHPTAVVEISAELRLPVTVVRILLDDLRATGRITARHPRVARSASALPDPALLKEVLHGLRNL; via the coding sequence ATGACCCGCCGGCCTGTCGACACCGGTGATCCCGACCGGCTGTACACCGTCACCGGTGGCCGCAGCCGGGCCGACCACGACTCCTTCGACCTGGTCACGCTGATCGTCAGCGAGTGCGCGCCGGTTCAGGGGACGCAGTCGGAACACCGGGCGATCCTCGATCTGTGCCGGCACCCCACGGCGGTCGTGGAGATCTCGGCGGAGCTGAGACTGCCCGTGACGGTCGTACGGATCCTGCTCGACGACCTCCGGGCGACGGGCCGGATCACGGCCCGCCATCCGCGCGTGGCGCGCTCCGCCTCCGCCCTTCCCGACCCGGCCCTCTTGAAGGAGGTGCTCCATGGACTCCGCAACCTCTGA
- a CDS encoding roadblock/LC7 domain-containing protein: protein MPTTDNSLTWLLESLLERTPGTRHALVLSRDGLKLCWSRHLTLDQADQLSAICSGIQALAQGASVEFGNGVGGVRHSMTEFHGGLLFIVEAGDGAHLAVVAEDGADPGVVGHQMTELVDQIGEHLRAEPRTPVSPEAATS, encoded by the coding sequence ATGCCAACGACCGACAACAGCCTGACCTGGCTCCTGGAGAGCCTGCTGGAGCGCACCCCGGGCACCCGGCACGCCCTGGTGCTCTCCCGCGACGGGCTCAAACTCTGCTGGAGCCGCCATCTCACGCTCGACCAGGCCGACCAGCTCTCGGCGATCTGCTCCGGCATCCAGGCGCTCGCGCAGGGCGCCTCCGTGGAGTTCGGCAACGGCGTCGGCGGCGTACGCCACTCGATGACGGAGTTCCACGGCGGTCTGCTGTTCATCGTGGAGGCGGGCGACGGCGCGCATCTCGCGGTGGTGGCCGAGGACGGCGCGGACCCGGGTGTGGTGGGCCATCAGATGACCGAGCTGGTCGATCAGATCGGCGAGCATCTGCGGGCCGAGCCCCGCACCCCGGTGTCCCCCGAGGCCGCCACGTCATGA
- a CDS encoding cytochrome P450: MTDPHIHWPDPLDAPGAPPQAEPPPGCPAAHPDSVPLSGLEFQQTPSQLYRSLRREHGPIAPVLLDGGIPAWLVLGYSEVSYVTSHDELFARDSRRWNQWAAIPADWPLLPYVGHQPSVLFAEGAEHQRRAGVITQALEAVDQFELAHDCRQIAEQLIDAFAGSGGAELMAAYAHALPMRAAVQMCGMPAGGADTEELVRDLRVSLDAAEGDDPVSAYVRVQERIQRLVTDKRARPGSDVTSRMLGHPAGLADDEIVQDLISVIAAAQQPTANWICNTLRLLLTDDRFALNVSGGRLSVGQALNEVLWLDTPTQNFIGRWAVRDTQLGGRHIRAGDCLVLGLAAANTDPQIWPDGHIGAENSAHLSFSNGEHRCPYPAPLLADVIARTAVETLLERLPDVVLAVPPGELRWRPSIWMRGLTALPVEFTPVVG; encoded by the coding sequence ATGACCGATCCACACATCCACTGGCCCGATCCACTCGACGCGCCGGGCGCGCCCCCGCAGGCGGAGCCGCCACCGGGCTGCCCCGCCGCGCATCCCGACTCGGTGCCGCTGAGCGGTCTCGAATTCCAGCAGACCCCGTCGCAGCTCTACCGAAGCCTGCGCCGTGAACACGGTCCGATCGCCCCCGTCCTGCTGGACGGCGGTATCCCGGCATGGCTGGTCCTCGGCTACTCCGAGGTCAGCTATGTCACCAGCCATGACGAGCTGTTCGCCAGGGACTCCCGGCGCTGGAACCAGTGGGCGGCGATCCCCGCCGACTGGCCGCTGCTGCCGTACGTGGGCCACCAGCCGTCCGTGCTGTTCGCCGAGGGCGCCGAGCACCAGCGGCGGGCCGGCGTGATCACCCAGGCCCTCGAAGCGGTCGACCAGTTCGAACTCGCCCACGACTGCCGGCAGATCGCCGAACAGCTCATCGACGCGTTCGCCGGCTCCGGGGGCGCCGAGCTGATGGCCGCCTACGCCCACGCGCTGCCGATGCGGGCGGCCGTCCAGATGTGCGGCATGCCGGCGGGCGGCGCCGACACCGAGGAGCTGGTACGCGATCTGCGGGTGTCGCTGGACGCGGCGGAGGGCGACGACCCGGTCTCGGCGTACGTACGGGTGCAGGAACGCATCCAGCGGCTGGTCACGGACAAGCGCGCCCGGCCCGGCTCCGACGTCACCTCACGGATGCTGGGCCATCCGGCGGGTCTGGCGGACGACGAGATCGTCCAGGACCTGATCTCCGTCATCGCGGCGGCGCAGCAGCCGACGGCCAACTGGATCTGCAACACGCTGCGTCTGCTGCTGACCGACGACCGGTTCGCGCTCAATGTGTCGGGCGGGCGGCTGAGTGTCGGGCAGGCGCTGAACGAGGTGCTGTGGCTGGACACTCCGACGCAGAATTTCATCGGCCGGTGGGCGGTACGCGACACCCAGCTGGGCGGCCGGCACATCCGGGCGGGCGACTGTCTGGTCCTGGGGCTCGCGGCGGCCAACACCGACCCGCAGATCTGGCCCGACGGGCACATCGGCGCGGAGAACTCGGCGCATCTGTCCTTCAGCAACGGCGAGCACCGGTGTCCGTATCCGGCGCCGCTGCTGGCCGATGTGATCGCCCGTACGGCGGTCGAGACGCTGCTGGAGCGGCTGCCGGATGTCGTACTGGCGGTGCCGCCGGGGGAGTTGAGATGGCGGCCGTCGATCTGGATGCGCGGTCTGACGGCACTGCCGGTGGAGTTCACGCCGGTGGTGGGTTGA